In Osmia bicornis bicornis chromosome 1, iOsmBic2.1, whole genome shotgun sequence, the following proteins share a genomic window:
- the LOC114871844 gene encoding FYVE, RhoGEF and PH domain-containing protein 4-like isoform X3 → MQQDQSIDVSFWITKPFSKFNDRTDLSKRVKMFTSKTQTSNSTFYTELESDVAKKESDVNELTDQRDEACMDIPSNCSDTIAGDKKQGNYNGHSFRKIASFGGFSRFRPFVMSAESSTERVSIEENEENSLEVSFLRVSHGVLEYRNSRYLATERNSRQYEVESYAISESESEEESDGGKSLETDSVLIVDHTDDSPVKLKSSNNSIGCLDSKRKKARQVAEELLATEKNYVNVLRLIDQVFQFKVDQENRAHPMFPPETVQHMFSNIKSIYKFHHDFLLPQLEERMENWESDPRIGDIMKNFAPFLKMYTEYVKNFDYAMNLIQSLQTKVARFAAIINEIQKLDECAKLSLPHHMLSPIQRLPRYELLLKDYLRNLTEESADYEDTKNMAFFLVEALELVSTAANHTNEAMKKIDKFKKLLEIQESIYDTTDLVSATRELVKEGRIVKISARSGDHQERQLFLFSDLLLLCSIRLIPGPLYRLRAKFLIENLEVIEGDNLETANTFYIRDKDKSVELYTHAAEEKAAWLDALLDTMQEMMKRKVVCSKCSNQKLLFQDNKNMRVCRLCHAALTQPPVKSPSSTSPSGPVPSLLQVSANASSVIYGYLMLKTQPSKPWMRRWFALHVDFVLYTFKSESENMALTATPMPGFIVTEGTDLPEEDPLSPKDRSRALKMHHSRKSYYLQASSNEDKDKWFHALQLATKAELPSFATIENEDAQKSQ, encoded by the exons ATGCAGCAAGATCAATCGATAGATGTTTCATTTTGGATAACAAAACCATTTTCAAAGTTTAACGACAGAACAGACCTTagcaaaagggttaaaatgtTTACTTCCAAGACTCAAACATCGAATAGTACCTTTTACACCGAATTGGAGAGTGATGTAGCAAAGAAAGAATCTGATGTAAATGAATTGACAGATCAACGAGACGAAGCTTGCATGGATATTCCTTCTAATTGTTCTGATACGATAGCAGGTGATAAAAAACAGGGAAATTATAATGGGCATTCCTTTCGTAAAATTGCCTCTTTTGGGGGTTTTTCACGGTTTCGGCCGTTTGTTATGTCGGCCGAAAGTTCGACGGAGCGTGTTAGTATCGAGGAGAACGAAGAGAATTCGTTGGAAGTATCGTTTCTTCGAGTATCACACGGTGTGTTAGAATATAGAAACAGTAG ATATTTAGCCACGGAGAGAAATTCTCGTCAATACGAAGTGGAGTCGTACGCGATAAGTGAATCGGAAAGTGAAGAAGAGTCGGATGGAGGGAAATCTTTGGAAACGGATTCGGTATTAATCGTGGACCATACCGACGATTCACCGGTCAAATTAAAGTCaagtaataacagtatcggtTGTTTAgattcgaaaagaaaaaaagcgcGTCAAGTTGCCGAAGAATTATTGGCGACCGAAAAGAATTACGTTAATGTTTtgcgattgatcgatcaagtatttcaatttaaagtcGATCAGGAGAATAGGGCGCATCCAATGTTTCCCCCGGAAACGGTTCAACACATGTTCTCTAATATCAAATCGATTTATAAGTTTCATCATGATTTTTTGTTGCCGCAACTCGAAGAGAGAATGGAAAATTGGGAATCGGATCCTCGAATTggagatataatgaaaaattttgcaCCGTTTCTCAAAATGTACACGGAATATGTAAAAAATTTTGACTATGCCATGAACTTGATACAATCTTTGCAAACTAAAGTCGCCAGATTTGCTGCGATCATCAACGAGATTCAAAAATTGGATGAATGTGCCAAATTATCCTTGCCTCATCATATGCTCAGCCCTATACAAAGATTACCGAGATACGAGCTCCTTCTAAAAGATTACTTGAGAAATCTCACGGAAGAAAGTGCCGATTACGAGGATACTAAAA ACATGGCTTTCTTTCTCGTAGAGGCATTGGAATTAGTATCTACTGCTGCAAATCACACGAACGAAGCAATGAAGAAGATTGACAAGTTTAAAAAGCTCCTTGAGATACAAGAAAGTATATACGATACAACGGATCTAGTCAGTGCTACACGGGAACTAGTAAAAGAGGGGCGTATCGTTAAGATTTCAGCAAGAAGCGGTGATCATCAGGAAAGACAGTTATTTCTG TTTAGCGATTTATTGTTACTCTGTTCGATAAGATTGATACCTGGACCATTGTATCGATTGCGAGCTAAATTCCTGATCGAAAATTTGGAAGTAATCGAGGGTGACAATTTAGAAACTGCAAATACGTTCTATATAAGGGACAAAGATAAAAGCGTCGAACTATACACACACGCGGCCGAGGAGAAAGCAGCATGGCTCGATGCATTGTTGGACACTATGCAAGAAATGATGAAAAGAAAG GTTGTTTGCAGTAAATGTTCaaatcaaaaattattattccaaGATAATAAGAATATGAGAGTTTGTCGTCTGTGTCATGCCGCTTTAACGCAACCGCCCGTTAAGTCACCCTCTTCGACATCTCCGTCCGGACCTGTGCCAAGTTTATTGCAAGTTTCAGCAAACGCATCTTCCGTTATATATGGATATCTCATGTTGAAGACTCAACCGAGCAAACCTTGGATGCGGCGATGGTTCGCGTTACACGTCGATTTCGTTTTATATACTTTTAAATCTGAGTCTGAAAATATGGCGTTGACAGCAACTCCTATGCCTGGTTTCATTGTTACGGAGGGTACCGATCTACCCGAAGAGGATCCTTTAAGTCCAAAAGACAGATCTAGAGCCCTTAAAATGCATCATTCTAGGAAAAGTTATTATTTGCAAGCATCATCGAACGAAGATAAAGACAA GTGGTTTCACGCTCTGCAATTGGCTACTAAAGCAGAGTTACCGTCATTCGCAACGATAGAAAACGAAGACGCACAGAAAAGTCAATGA
- the LOC114871844 gene encoding FYVE, RhoGEF and PH domain-containing protein 4-like isoform X2, translating to MQQDQSIDVSFWITKPFSKFNDRTDLSKRVKMFTSKTQTSNSTFYTELESDVAKKESDVNELTDQRDEACMDIPSNCSDTIAGDKKQGNYNGHSFRKIASFGGFSRFRPFVMSAESSTERVSIEENEENSLEVSFLRVSHGVLEYRNSRYLATERNSRQYEVESYAISESESEEESDGGKSLETDSVLIVDHTDDSPVKLKSSNNSIGCLDSKRKKARQVAEELLATEKNYVNVLRLIDQVFQFKVDQENRAHPMFPPETVQHMFSNIKSIYKFHHDFLLPQLEERMENWESDPRIGDIMKNFAPFLKMYTEYVKNFDYAMNLIQSLQTKVARFAAIINEIQKLDECAKLSLPHHMLSPIQRLPRYELLLKDYLRNLTEESADYEDTKKALELVSTAANHTNEAMKKIDKFKKLLEIQESIYDTTDLVSATRELVKEGRIVKISARSGDHQERQLFLFSDLLLLCSIRLIPGPLYRLRAKFLIENLEVIEGDNLETANTFYIRDKDKSVELYTHAAEEKAAWLDALLDTMQEMMKRKASLKTGNVKTLVIKTDDVSRCMICEVIFSVMKRKHNCRACGIVVCSKCSNQKLLFQDNKNMRVCRLCHAALTQPPVKSPSSTSPSGPVPSLLQVSANASSVIYGYLMLKTQPSKPWMRRWFALHVDFVLYTFKSESENMALTATPMPGFIVTEGTDLPEEDPLSPKDRSRALKMHHSRKSYYLQASSNEDKDKWFHALQLATKAELPSFATIENEDAQKSQ from the exons ATGCAGCAAGATCAATCGATAGATGTTTCATTTTGGATAACAAAACCATTTTCAAAGTTTAACGACAGAACAGACCTTagcaaaagggttaaaatgtTTACTTCCAAGACTCAAACATCGAATAGTACCTTTTACACCGAATTGGAGAGTGATGTAGCAAAGAAAGAATCTGATGTAAATGAATTGACAGATCAACGAGACGAAGCTTGCATGGATATTCCTTCTAATTGTTCTGATACGATAGCAGGTGATAAAAAACAGGGAAATTATAATGGGCATTCCTTTCGTAAAATTGCCTCTTTTGGGGGTTTTTCACGGTTTCGGCCGTTTGTTATGTCGGCCGAAAGTTCGACGGAGCGTGTTAGTATCGAGGAGAACGAAGAGAATTCGTTGGAAGTATCGTTTCTTCGAGTATCACACGGTGTGTTAGAATATAGAAACAGTAG ATATTTAGCCACGGAGAGAAATTCTCGTCAATACGAAGTGGAGTCGTACGCGATAAGTGAATCGGAAAGTGAAGAAGAGTCGGATGGAGGGAAATCTTTGGAAACGGATTCGGTATTAATCGTGGACCATACCGACGATTCACCGGTCAAATTAAAGTCaagtaataacagtatcggtTGTTTAgattcgaaaagaaaaaaagcgcGTCAAGTTGCCGAAGAATTATTGGCGACCGAAAAGAATTACGTTAATGTTTtgcgattgatcgatcaagtatttcaatttaaagtcGATCAGGAGAATAGGGCGCATCCAATGTTTCCCCCGGAAACGGTTCAACACATGTTCTCTAATATCAAATCGATTTATAAGTTTCATCATGATTTTTTGTTGCCGCAACTCGAAGAGAGAATGGAAAATTGGGAATCGGATCCTCGAATTggagatataatgaaaaattttgcaCCGTTTCTCAAAATGTACACGGAATATGTAAAAAATTTTGACTATGCCATGAACTTGATACAATCTTTGCAAACTAAAGTCGCCAGATTTGCTGCGATCATCAACGAGATTCAAAAATTGGATGAATGTGCCAAATTATCCTTGCCTCATCATATGCTCAGCCCTATACAAAGATTACCGAGATACGAGCTCCTTCTAAAAGATTACTTGAGAAATCTCACGGAAGAAAGTGCCGATTACGAGGATACTAAAA AGGCATTGGAATTAGTATCTACTGCTGCAAATCACACGAACGAAGCAATGAAGAAGATTGACAAGTTTAAAAAGCTCCTTGAGATACAAGAAAGTATATACGATACAACGGATCTAGTCAGTGCTACACGGGAACTAGTAAAAGAGGGGCGTATCGTTAAGATTTCAGCAAGAAGCGGTGATCATCAGGAAAGACAGTTATTTCTG TTTAGCGATTTATTGTTACTCTGTTCGATAAGATTGATACCTGGACCATTGTATCGATTGCGAGCTAAATTCCTGATCGAAAATTTGGAAGTAATCGAGGGTGACAATTTAGAAACTGCAAATACGTTCTATATAAGGGACAAAGATAAAAGCGTCGAACTATACACACACGCGGCCGAGGAGAAAGCAGCATGGCTCGATGCATTGTTGGACACTATGCAAGAAATGATGAAAAGAAAGGCAAGTTTAAAAACTGGAAATGTTAAAACGCTTGTCATAAAAACTGACGACGTGTCTAGATGTATGATATGCGAAGTAATATTTTCTgtaatgaaaagaaaacatAACTGTCGAGCTTGCGGTATA GTTGTTTGCAGTAAATGTTCaaatcaaaaattattattccaaGATAATAAGAATATGAGAGTTTGTCGTCTGTGTCATGCCGCTTTAACGCAACCGCCCGTTAAGTCACCCTCTTCGACATCTCCGTCCGGACCTGTGCCAAGTTTATTGCAAGTTTCAGCAAACGCATCTTCCGTTATATATGGATATCTCATGTTGAAGACTCAACCGAGCAAACCTTGGATGCGGCGATGGTTCGCGTTACACGTCGATTTCGTTTTATATACTTTTAAATCTGAGTCTGAAAATATGGCGTTGACAGCAACTCCTATGCCTGGTTTCATTGTTACGGAGGGTACCGATCTACCCGAAGAGGATCCTTTAAGTCCAAAAGACAGATCTAGAGCCCTTAAAATGCATCATTCTAGGAAAAGTTATTATTTGCAAGCATCATCGAACGAAGATAAAGACAA GTGGTTTCACGCTCTGCAATTGGCTACTAAAGCAGAGTTACCGTCATTCGCAACGATAGAAAACGAAGACGCACAGAAAAGTCAATGA
- the LOC114871844 gene encoding FYVE, RhoGEF and PH domain-containing protein 4-like isoform X1 has product MQQDQSIDVSFWITKPFSKFNDRTDLSKRVKMFTSKTQTSNSTFYTELESDVAKKESDVNELTDQRDEACMDIPSNCSDTIAGDKKQGNYNGHSFRKIASFGGFSRFRPFVMSAESSTERVSIEENEENSLEVSFLRVSHGVLEYRNSRYLATERNSRQYEVESYAISESESEEESDGGKSLETDSVLIVDHTDDSPVKLKSSNNSIGCLDSKRKKARQVAEELLATEKNYVNVLRLIDQVFQFKVDQENRAHPMFPPETVQHMFSNIKSIYKFHHDFLLPQLEERMENWESDPRIGDIMKNFAPFLKMYTEYVKNFDYAMNLIQSLQTKVARFAAIINEIQKLDECAKLSLPHHMLSPIQRLPRYELLLKDYLRNLTEESADYEDTKNMAFFLVEALELVSTAANHTNEAMKKIDKFKKLLEIQESIYDTTDLVSATRELVKEGRIVKISARSGDHQERQLFLFSDLLLLCSIRLIPGPLYRLRAKFLIENLEVIEGDNLETANTFYIRDKDKSVELYTHAAEEKAAWLDALLDTMQEMMKRKASLKTGNVKTLVIKTDDVSRCMICEVIFSVMKRKHNCRACGIVVCSKCSNQKLLFQDNKNMRVCRLCHAALTQPPVKSPSSTSPSGPVPSLLQVSANASSVIYGYLMLKTQPSKPWMRRWFALHVDFVLYTFKSESENMALTATPMPGFIVTEGTDLPEEDPLSPKDRSRALKMHHSRKSYYLQASSNEDKDKWFHALQLATKAELPSFATIENEDAQKSQ; this is encoded by the exons ATGCAGCAAGATCAATCGATAGATGTTTCATTTTGGATAACAAAACCATTTTCAAAGTTTAACGACAGAACAGACCTTagcaaaagggttaaaatgtTTACTTCCAAGACTCAAACATCGAATAGTACCTTTTACACCGAATTGGAGAGTGATGTAGCAAAGAAAGAATCTGATGTAAATGAATTGACAGATCAACGAGACGAAGCTTGCATGGATATTCCTTCTAATTGTTCTGATACGATAGCAGGTGATAAAAAACAGGGAAATTATAATGGGCATTCCTTTCGTAAAATTGCCTCTTTTGGGGGTTTTTCACGGTTTCGGCCGTTTGTTATGTCGGCCGAAAGTTCGACGGAGCGTGTTAGTATCGAGGAGAACGAAGAGAATTCGTTGGAAGTATCGTTTCTTCGAGTATCACACGGTGTGTTAGAATATAGAAACAGTAG ATATTTAGCCACGGAGAGAAATTCTCGTCAATACGAAGTGGAGTCGTACGCGATAAGTGAATCGGAAAGTGAAGAAGAGTCGGATGGAGGGAAATCTTTGGAAACGGATTCGGTATTAATCGTGGACCATACCGACGATTCACCGGTCAAATTAAAGTCaagtaataacagtatcggtTGTTTAgattcgaaaagaaaaaaagcgcGTCAAGTTGCCGAAGAATTATTGGCGACCGAAAAGAATTACGTTAATGTTTtgcgattgatcgatcaagtatttcaatttaaagtcGATCAGGAGAATAGGGCGCATCCAATGTTTCCCCCGGAAACGGTTCAACACATGTTCTCTAATATCAAATCGATTTATAAGTTTCATCATGATTTTTTGTTGCCGCAACTCGAAGAGAGAATGGAAAATTGGGAATCGGATCCTCGAATTggagatataatgaaaaattttgcaCCGTTTCTCAAAATGTACACGGAATATGTAAAAAATTTTGACTATGCCATGAACTTGATACAATCTTTGCAAACTAAAGTCGCCAGATTTGCTGCGATCATCAACGAGATTCAAAAATTGGATGAATGTGCCAAATTATCCTTGCCTCATCATATGCTCAGCCCTATACAAAGATTACCGAGATACGAGCTCCTTCTAAAAGATTACTTGAGAAATCTCACGGAAGAAAGTGCCGATTACGAGGATACTAAAA ACATGGCTTTCTTTCTCGTAGAGGCATTGGAATTAGTATCTACTGCTGCAAATCACACGAACGAAGCAATGAAGAAGATTGACAAGTTTAAAAAGCTCCTTGAGATACAAGAAAGTATATACGATACAACGGATCTAGTCAGTGCTACACGGGAACTAGTAAAAGAGGGGCGTATCGTTAAGATTTCAGCAAGAAGCGGTGATCATCAGGAAAGACAGTTATTTCTG TTTAGCGATTTATTGTTACTCTGTTCGATAAGATTGATACCTGGACCATTGTATCGATTGCGAGCTAAATTCCTGATCGAAAATTTGGAAGTAATCGAGGGTGACAATTTAGAAACTGCAAATACGTTCTATATAAGGGACAAAGATAAAAGCGTCGAACTATACACACACGCGGCCGAGGAGAAAGCAGCATGGCTCGATGCATTGTTGGACACTATGCAAGAAATGATGAAAAGAAAGGCAAGTTTAAAAACTGGAAATGTTAAAACGCTTGTCATAAAAACTGACGACGTGTCTAGATGTATGATATGCGAAGTAATATTTTCTgtaatgaaaagaaaacatAACTGTCGAGCTTGCGGTATA GTTGTTTGCAGTAAATGTTCaaatcaaaaattattattccaaGATAATAAGAATATGAGAGTTTGTCGTCTGTGTCATGCCGCTTTAACGCAACCGCCCGTTAAGTCACCCTCTTCGACATCTCCGTCCGGACCTGTGCCAAGTTTATTGCAAGTTTCAGCAAACGCATCTTCCGTTATATATGGATATCTCATGTTGAAGACTCAACCGAGCAAACCTTGGATGCGGCGATGGTTCGCGTTACACGTCGATTTCGTTTTATATACTTTTAAATCTGAGTCTGAAAATATGGCGTTGACAGCAACTCCTATGCCTGGTTTCATTGTTACGGAGGGTACCGATCTACCCGAAGAGGATCCTTTAAGTCCAAAAGACAGATCTAGAGCCCTTAAAATGCATCATTCTAGGAAAAGTTATTATTTGCAAGCATCATCGAACGAAGATAAAGACAA GTGGTTTCACGCTCTGCAATTGGCTACTAAAGCAGAGTTACCGTCATTCGCAACGATAGAAAACGAAGACGCACAGAAAAGTCAATGA